Proteins from one Prevotella sp. E2-28 genomic window:
- a CDS encoding gliding motility-associated C-terminal domain-containing protein produces MKKKLIWLIATLILTPLTLLAQQVSPTLTYIDKDGLPHDTVAVEDGQAPLDVTFHANPSEMGDITPTYEWHFYKLDSDGTNKELFVRYEEETQYTFTESGKYTVTLKTILDNDGTELSPVNISVFIADSYLEFPNAFSPNNGDELNNIFKAKKHKSLVSFHAYIINRWGQKLYEWTDPDGGWDGKYRGKDVKEGVYFLLCKARGGDGKEYNIRKDVNLLRKYVEGGRTGGTN; encoded by the coding sequence ATGAAAAAGAAACTGATATGGCTCATTGCCACACTTATTTTAACGCCTCTTACCCTATTGGCACAGCAGGTTTCGCCCACATTGACATATATTGACAAGGACGGACTGCCTCACGACACCGTTGCCGTTGAGGACGGTCAGGCGCCGCTGGATGTGACCTTCCACGCCAATCCCTCGGAGATGGGCGACATCACCCCCACTTACGAATGGCATTTCTATAAGTTGGACAGCGATGGCACCAACAAGGAGCTCTTCGTTCGTTATGAAGAGGAAACGCAATATACGTTCACAGAATCAGGTAAATATACCGTCACGCTGAAAACCATTCTCGACAACGATGGTACGGAACTCTCGCCTGTGAACATCAGCGTGTTTATTGCCGACAGCTATCTGGAGTTTCCCAATGCTTTCTCGCCCAACAACGGCGATGAGCTCAATAATATCTTCAAAGCCAAGAAGCACAAGAGCTTGGTGAGCTTTCACGCCTATATCATCAACCGATGGGGACAGAAACTCTATGAATGGACCGACCCCGATGGCGGATGGGACGGCAAATACAGGGGAAAAGACGTGAAAGAGGGCGTCTACTTCCTGCTTTGCAAAGCGCGTGGAGGCGATGGAAAAGAGTATAACATCCGCAAGGATGTGAACCTGTTGAGAAAATACGTAGAAGGAGGACGCACAGGTGGCACAAACTGA